One part of the bacterium BMS3Abin02 genome encodes these proteins:
- the pyrH gene encoding uridylate kinase, with product MVSGEGAEYREAPRRVLLKLSGESFADPAVGYGIDPASVQRIAGEIFEAVSLGIELGVVVGGGNIFRGVSATKAGIDPATADSMGMLATVINALALRSAIENAGVPTRVQTAIAMQSLAEPYIRLRAIRHLEKGRVVIFAAGTGNPFFTTDTAAALRAVEIGAEVMLKATLVDGVYDDDPSENPEAILLSEVGYLELISKGLRVMDSTAATMCKDHKLPIVVFNITEPENIVKAVRGERIGTLVH from the coding sequence ATGGTTTCAGGCGAGGGTGCAGAGTATCGAGAGGCGCCCCGTCGTGTCCTGTTGAAACTGTCGGGGGAATCCTTCGCCGACCCCGCCGTCGGCTACGGAATCGATCCGGCGAGCGTGCAGCGGATCGCCGGCGAGATCTTCGAAGCTGTTTCGTTGGGGATCGAACTCGGTGTGGTGGTCGGTGGCGGCAACATCTTCAGGGGAGTGTCCGCGACCAAGGCCGGTATCGATCCGGCGACGGCGGACTCGATGGGCATGCTGGCGACGGTCATCAACGCGCTCGCGCTGCGAAGCGCGATCGAGAATGCAGGGGTTCCCACCAGGGTCCAGACGGCGATCGCGATGCAGTCGTTGGCCGAACCGTACATTCGGCTGCGCGCCATCCGACATCTCGAGAAGGGCCGTGTCGTCATCTTCGCGGCAGGCACCGGAAATCCGTTCTTCACGACCGACACCGCGGCTGCGTTGCGGGCCGTGGAGATCGGGGCGGAGGTGATGCTGAAGGCGACGTTGGTGGACGGTGTCTACGACGACGACCCTTCGGAGAATCCCGAGGCGATCCTGCTTTCGGAGGTCGGATACCTGGAGTTGATTTCCAAAGGTCTCCGGGTGATGGACTCCACGGCGGCTACCATGTGCAAAGACCACAAGCTCCCGATCGTGGTGTTCAACATCACGGAGCCCGAGAACATTGTCAAGGCGGTACGAGGAGAGAGAATCGGGACGCTGGTTCACTAG
- the tsf gene encoding elongation factor Ts — MADFTAKDVQKLRQTTGAGMMDAKKALVETAGDFEKAKEYLREKGLADAKKRAGREANEGVIGVYLHRQLGRPVIGVLVELASETDFVAKSGDFLQMANDIAMHVAAAQPRWVRREDVPADALEHEREMISRQARNEGKPENIIPRIVEGKIGSFYKDHVLEEQPFVKTETFDGTVGEMVAGLAATMGENIRVRRFARLAVGEET; from the coding sequence ATGGCCGACTTCACCGCGAAAGACGTGCAGAAGCTGCGTCAGACGACCGGTGCGGGAATGATGGATGCGAAGAAGGCGCTCGTCGAGACGGCGGGCGACTTCGAGAAGGCCAAGGAGTATCTGCGCGAGAAGGGCCTGGCGGACGCGAAGAAACGGGCCGGCAGGGAGGCCAATGAAGGTGTCATCGGTGTCTACCTCCACCGTCAGCTCGGCCGGCCGGTCATCGGGGTCCTCGTGGAGCTCGCATCGGAGACGGATTTCGTCGCCAAGAGCGGGGACTTCCTACAGATGGCGAACGACATCGCGATGCACGTGGCCGCCGCCCAGCCGCGCTGGGTCAGACGTGAGGACGTGCCGGCGGACGCTCTCGAACACGAGCGCGAGATGATCAGTCGCCAGGCGAGGAACGAGGGCAAGCCGGAGAACATCATTCCCAGGATCGTGGAAGGCAAGATCGGTTCCTTCTACAAGGACCATGTGCTCGAAGAACAGCCGTTCGTGAAGACCGAGACCTTCGACGGCACCGTGGGAGAGATGGTCGCCGGCCTGGCGGCGACGATGGGGGAGAACATCCGTGTGCGCCGGTTCGCAAGGCTGGCGGTCGGTGAGGAAACCTGA
- the rpsB gene encoding 30S ribosomal protein S2, whose amino-acid sequence MSNVTMKQLLEAGVHFGHQTKRWNPKMEPYIYGARNGIHIIDLRQTLAQINRTHDFVRDAVADGGLVLFVGTKKQAQGPIEEAATRSQMPYVNFRWLGGMLTNFATIQKRIFYMRELERMDESGEMEALPKKERLHLRRELWKLQRVLGGVRDLNRLPQALFIVDLNAEQIALKEASRLGIPVIALVDTNCDPDLVDFVIPGNDDAIRSAQLMAGFVAAACIEGRDIALKGSSSDEEAK is encoded by the coding sequence GTGTCCAATGTCACCATGAAACAGCTGCTCGAGGCCGGCGTCCACTTCGGACACCAGACCAAGCGCTGGAATCCCAAGATGGAGCCGTACATCTACGGCGCTCGCAACGGCATCCACATCATCGATCTGCGCCAGACACTCGCCCAGATCAATCGCACCCACGACTTCGTGAGGGACGCCGTCGCCGACGGTGGACTGGTGTTGTTCGTCGGGACAAAGAAGCAGGCGCAAGGTCCCATCGAGGAAGCTGCCACACGATCGCAGATGCCGTATGTCAACTTCCGATGGCTCGGCGGCATGTTGACCAATTTCGCCACCATCCAGAAGCGCATCTTCTACATGAGAGAACTCGAACGGATGGACGAGTCGGGCGAGATGGAGGCACTCCCGAAGAAGGAACGGCTGCACCTGCGGCGCGAGCTCTGGAAACTCCAGCGGGTACTCGGAGGTGTCCGTGACCTGAACCGCCTGCCCCAGGCACTGTTCATCGTCGACTTGAACGCAGAGCAGATTGCACTCAAAGAGGCGTCTCGCCTCGGCATTCCCGTCATCGCACTCGTCGACACGAATTGTGATCCGGACCTCGTCGACTTCGTCATACCGGGAAACGACGATGCCATCCGCTCTGCGCAGCTGATGGCCGGTTTCGTCGCCGCTGCGTGCATCGAGGGCAGGGACATCGCGCTCAAGGGCTCCTCGAGCGACGAGGAAGCGAAGTGA
- the sigD gene encoding RNA polymerase sigma-D factor: MSEVTRGPDRAPDEHLDELWRRFKTTGDPKAREGLILHFSPLVKFVAGRIGAGLPSNVDRSDLISDGIFGLMDALDKYDIDRGVKFETYAINRIRGAILDELRALDWAPRSLRARARELERAYAELEHRFQRSPTEEELAGHLDVPLSDLLDTMAEVSSAGVVALDELLAPGRDKTKVGELLPDPKGVDPEAVYQEEEVKRVLADAINRLAERDRLVLTLYYYEGLTLAEIGEVLGVTESRVCQIHTKSVMSLRHRLTEPAFRGN, translated from the coding sequence ATGAGCGAAGTCACCCGCGGGCCTGACCGGGCACCAGACGAGCATCTGGACGAACTGTGGAGGCGTTTCAAGACCACAGGGGATCCAAAGGCCCGGGAGGGCCTCATCTTGCATTTCTCCCCCCTCGTGAAGTTCGTCGCCGGCCGCATCGGTGCCGGGTTGCCTTCGAACGTGGACCGGTCCGACCTGATCTCCGACGGGATCTTCGGCCTCATGGACGCGCTCGACAAGTACGACATCGACAGGGGCGTCAAGTTCGAGACCTATGCGATCAACCGGATCAGAGGGGCGATTCTCGACGAGCTTCGTGCCCTCGACTGGGCCCCTCGTTCTCTGCGGGCACGCGCTCGCGAGTTGGAGCGCGCATACGCCGAGCTGGAGCACCGATTTCAACGCTCTCCGACCGAAGAGGAACTCGCAGGACACTTGGACGTTCCACTCTCGGATCTGCTCGACACGATGGCTGAGGTCTCCTCGGCGGGAGTCGTTGCACTCGACGAGCTGCTGGCCCCAGGACGTGACAAGACCAAGGTCGGCGAGCTGCTCCCCGACCCGAAGGGTGTCGATCCGGAAGCCGTCTACCAGGAGGAGGAGGTCAAGCGAGTGCTCGCGGATGCCATCAATCGACTGGCCGAACGAGATCGTCTCGTCCTGACCCTCTACTACTACGAGGGACTGACCCTGGCTGAAATCGGGGAGGTCCTGGGTGTGACCGAGTCCCGGGTCTGCCAGATCCACACGAAGTCCGTGATGAGCTTGCGGCATCGCTTGACCGAGCCGGCCTTTCGGGGCAACTGA